The DNA segment aggttgagggttcaatccctggccttgctcagtgggttaaggatccagcgttgctgtgagctgtggtgtaagttgtagacacagcttggatctggcactgctgtggcataggctggcaggaacagctcggattagaccactagcctgggaacctccatatgctgtgggtgcggcccccaaaaaattaaaaaaaagacaaaaaaatttcacAATTATAATGGGACATATTATTAATATATCCTctcaggatattttaaaaaaccaatattTCTTACCATATGATAGCTTAGAAAGGAGTTAAGAATAGATTTCAATGAAAGGAATACAGAAACTTTCCTttgaccaaaaaaacacacatacatgttgGAAAACACTGAGACATACATTCAGCTGCAGGGAACAGGAGACAGCCACAGTCCATCCTGCTGACATGACAGGAGGAAGGTGCCTATTCTCACAGGGAAGGACCCCTTAAGGCAGCCAGTACACGAGGCAGTAGAGAAACACACCCCCATGTCCTTTTTGACTGCACCTTTGTAGACGCAAACATTCCCCCTAGCACTCTGAAAAGCATAAAGTGCTTCCTATACCAATTAGACCTCAGATGGATATCATTAGAGAAGTGGGGAATCAGACAGTACTCCCAAGCATGAAAGTCTCAATTAGTTTCCTGATGGACACCAAAGAACCTAGCAAAAAATCCAAACTCCAGTGGATCTTTGACGTGGATCTTAGGAAGACATCAGCGCAAACCTATGGCTCtatgaaaacagaaatcaaacaGTTGGGGGTGGTTTTGAGGATACTCTTGATGGAAAGGTCCACAAAATCCAGAAAACAGGCTGGAAGATGGAACCCTTGAAGCTCCTGTGGATTGGTCTCTCCCCCTGGATGGTGGCTCCAAACTTGGACTAAGAATGCCTTGTTTGTTTCTGCCTTCCAAATCCCATGCAAGTGAGGCTCCTGGTGAATTCTAACATGGAGCCATAAATGGGAATGGGTTTTGTAAAATCTAGTCCCTGACATTATCCACAGGGAGGATATCTCCAACTTTACCTTTTTTTGGTCCTATCATCTTCTCTTTTTAAGCCAAACTCTCTTCACCAAATTCCAGCCAGAGTAACAGACAAAAAGCAAAGGCCCAAATAAGAAAATAGTAATTCATGTGAAACTATATTCTTTCACAAATTTGACACACATAAAAATTTATTCCAACTGTTTattagaatgtaaaatgggaaaacacTCACATACCCATTACCCCAAAAGTGCTTTGTCTGTAACAAATGTggaatatttgtataaataatagAGTAGGGGTATCTAGAAACTGCCACACAAGGCCAGGGAGGAAATCCCAATACCAAACTATCATTCTTCAATGGTCCCTTAacacagaacaaagaaaacactATTTACCAATTaacctactatgtaccagaaaCACACTTTAACTCACACATGGATCCAATAGGCtcaaaatggagagagaaaatattaactcatttaaggaaaaattacTACCTAGTACTCATATTACTACTGCCAAAAAACAATTCGCAGAAGTCTCACTTCAATATTCCTTTCTAAAAATTAACAGGTAGAAATCCACAGTCCAGTGGTGCACGTCAAGGAAGAGACTggataaacataataaatttacAACATTAATAACGGGTCTTTCAGGCTCAAAGTTTTCTGGAACATTATACATAAATTAATTTCCATCAAACTTGGTCATGTTActtacttttcttcttctccactGTAGGAGTTTACACATGTAAGAATGAAGGCTCATGACGTCTTACCACACTGTTTACATTCAAGATTATCCAGTGAGTCTTTCTGTGCCTTCTAAAGGGATTAAGATGACTACAGGCTTTCTCATATTCTTCACATTTATGTGGTTCTTTCCCCTGTGCACTCTCACACGTCTTAGACAGTTTGGGCGACAAAGGGAGGCTTTTCCACActtatagggtttctctccagcatgagtttttccatgtgtttgtaaGGAACAGTTATAATTGAAGGCTTTACCACAATGTttacatttgtatgttttctctccagtgtgagtgttttcatgtgtttgtaaGGAATGATAAAAACTGAAGGCTTTACCACACTGTTTACAGACATAGCGTTTCCTTCTAGCATGAGTTTTTTCATGTTTGCGAAGATAACTTGAACACACGAATGCTTTACTACACTGcgtacattcatagggtttctctccactGTGTATTTTCGTGTGTCTTTGATAGCTCGTGTACCAGATGAAGGCTTTCCCACAAtccttacattcatagggtttttcTACACCGTGAATTCTCTCATGTTTTCGAAGATAACTGGGACAACTGAAGGTTTTATGACATTTTCTACATTCATACGGTTTTTCTCCAGTATGATTTCTTACATGCATTTGAAAGCCTCTCTGAGAAGTCAAAGCTTTACCACACTGCTTAcattcatatggtatttctccTGTGTGAATACTTTGATGTGTTTGAAAAGAATTGTAGTATCTGTAAGCTTttccacattctgtacatttatAGGGTCTCTCTCCAGTATGAGTccttacatgtatttttaaggaagaaaagtaaCTGAAGGCTTTACCACACtgtttacattcatagggtttctctccagtatgagttcTTCCATGTATTTGTAAGAACTGGTAATCTCTGAAGGCTTTTCCACAATGTTTACAGTAATAgtttttctctttgatgtgacTTCTTTCATGTTTTCGAAGATAACTGGGACGACTGAAGGCTTTACTACATTTTTCACATTTGTagggtttttctccagtgtggCTTCTTTCATGTACTTGGAAGTCTACAAGAGAATGGAAAGCTTTACCACATTCTCTACATGTATAGGGTTTCTCCTCACTATGAATTCTTTCATGCTTCCAAAGGGAACGAGGACAAATGAAAACTTTACAACATTTTTTACATTCAAATGGTTTCCTTTCTGTGTGAGTCCTTAAATGTGCTTGAAAATTGTGATGGGATCTATAGGTTCTTCCACACTGTACACACGCATAGGATTTTTCTCTGGTGTGGGTTCTTTCGTGTATTTGAAGAGAATCTGAGGAAGTAAAGGTTTTGCCACATGCCTTACATCTATGAGGAACATTTCCAGTGTGCATTACCTTGTGTCTCTGGAAACTTCTGAGGCACATGAAGGCTCTTCCGCCCTCTGTACACGTATAGATTTCCTTTCCACTGTGATCTCCCTCATGTTTTTCAGAAACCTGGACATAACTGAAGGCTGTCCCATCTTCCTTACATGTATATGGCTTCTCTCCATATTTCCAACACTCATCTGGTTTCGGTTCAGTGTGACATTTAATGTGTCTGTTAAGGGATGAACGATGCATGAAGCCCTTTCCACAAGCACTGCATGGATGTGGTTTCACCCCAGGAGTTTTCTGATTCAAACTGAGACTTGGAATAAGGCTCAAGTTTTTCTCCAGGTGGACTACCCTCTCTATTTTCACAGAGTCTTCTTACCACaagatttctgaaaaaaaaaaaaagaaaaagaaaggcaagttaCTAATGATTTCTTCATTAGTGATTTTATATTCATTACTAGAACATCTGAgctacattttatgatttatcTCAAAAGTGCAGGTTTCTTGCCCCATCTAAATTATCTGGAATTGAATATACTGAAAACCGTGCAAGAAGACTTCACCCTTGCTACCATCAAAACAgtcacattcaggagttcctgttgtggctcagcagaaaccaatctgactagtatccatgaggatgcaggttctatccctggcctctctcatttggctaaggatccggcgttgccatgagctggggtgtaggtcacagacacgcttgaatctggcattgctgtggctatggtgtaggccagcagctgtagctccaatttgacccctagcctggaaacttccatatgacgtgagtgcagccctaaaaaagaccaaaaatggagttcccatcatggcgcagcagaaacatatccaactaggaaccatgaggttggaggttccatccctggcctcgctcagtggattaaggatccagtgttgccatgaggtgtggtgtaggccacagacgcagttccaatgctgtggtgcaggccggcagctgtagctctgacttgacccctagcctgggaacctccatatgcctcgggtgtagccctaaaaatccaaaaaaaaaaaaaatcacattcatatATAAGCTTTATTAATATTGTTTCCAAGTGAACTATTTTGCCAGTACTGAAAATCTATGTCACATATGAGAGCATTAAATTTTTTCTAGGAATAAATACatttgagaagttcccattgtggctcagtgggttaagaacctgaccagtatccacaaggatgcaggttcaatccctggcctcactcaggggtttaaAGTTCCACTGTTGCCACAAGCCGGGACATAATACACGGATGTGGCCCAGattcagtgctgtggctgtggtgtaagtcagcagctgcagctccgatcggaccccagcccagggattttcatatgctgcagctgctgtccaaggaagaaaagaaaagaaagggagagagacaggaagggagggagggaagacaaaggcaagaaggaagaaagaagggaggatggAGTAGATGTACCAGAGTaggagaatattaaaaacaaaaaaaggagttcctgtcatggctcagcaggttaagagccaaaccagtattcatgaggatgcggattcaatccttagcctcacttagtgagttaagaatccacgTTGCTAAGAGCTGTAACCTAGGTCACacacgaggctcagatctggctggggtgtaggctggtgactgcagctccaattcaaaccctagcccaagaacttccacatgccatgagtgctgcctttaaaaaaataataataatttaaagccgagcttatttattttgcttgtttttaaaatttcacaatatACCAGGACTCTGACATAAAACAGTTACTCTCTATTCTGTTGTAAGAGACTCACCTTGGTTTCCTCCCCGGATTTTTGTACTCATCTTCAATGGCATGACCTTCCCATTTTCTCCCTAAAATGCAAACCCAGAAAAATGACTCCAAAGCATTAGAAATTACACCAAAAATATCAGACTCTAGCGCTACAATGAGCTGCGACCATGCCTAGCTTATTCACCAATGTGCTCCCTTTCCACATTCTACATCTTAGAACAACGCTGACGGGCAGGAAAAACTTGTTCTCTGACAAAGTGAAGGAAAGGTGTCACCCTTACCTACTAAGGCCAGGTTCCTCAAGGTCTCTCGCATCACATCTCTATAGAGTTTCTTCTGGGAAAGATCCAGTAAGGCCCACTCCTCCAGGGTGAAGTTCACGGCCACATCCTCAAAAACCACTGAGTCCTAAAATAGCCAAATGTGGATATGGTAGGATGTGTGAGCCTGACATTGCCAGAGTATAGTCTACGGATAGAAAGGTGACGTCTGATTCTGTCATCGCCAAACCTCGATTCCATGACTTGATCATCAGAAACCAACTCTCTGTCCACACTTACTTCCTCATAAACCTACAGCATCATGAATACGCAGATGTGATTTATATACATCTTCATTGTGAGCACATTACATGCTATTGCTCTCTAATGGCAGGGTCCAGAGTATGTTGGAAAATGACCCAATGCCTATAAATGAAACACACATTATGGTTTTCACCCATTCCTTGTGAGAAAACCTTTGCTCTCTGTCCTTATTACCTACTGTTCACAGCACTCCATGAGGTCCCAGTGAATAAAACCATGACGAGGAACTAGAGGgtttctcttctattttcatcACCAAACATGAGATTCCAAGAGGCCTGTGGAAAGCAAATCTTTAACAAAGCCTAGCTGGCCACAGAGTTCTGGGTTCTTCAGGCCATTAGAAGGAATCAGATGGCTAGATGCAAATACTCCTGTGGAGAAAATTACTTTTAACTTGTGTCATCATCATCACAGATgcaattcttcctttctctctctgttgtaTTTGATGGGCTAGTGAGTAATTTGGATCTGAGAACGCAGACATAAGGAAGAAGGCGTGACAACTTACATTACAAAATCCATATACCCATGTGCCTCTGAGCAGCTTCCAGCCAATTCCTGGCACACAGGAACACCAACTGAATCAACGATAGGCCAGAAAGCTCTTCCTGGCAGAACCATTAGTTAccctgggccctgctgccctTGAGGAACACGTTAAGAGCTGCAGACGGCAAAGACTTCGCTCAAGACCAGGATGGTCTGATACTGAATTTCCCCgcaattataaaatatgtgtaaGTGTCAGCAGTGCTTTCTTCCAAAGAACGTAAAATCCCCAGTCTCCAACCAGGAGGAAGTGTTTCCTGACCAGCTGCTCTACAGGCCACCCAGCCAATGTCTGTCATTTCTATGATCCCCCTTGCAGTAAAGGAGCAGGAGACCTCAACCCCCCGAGCATAAGAATCCCTCAGCTGAAGACACACACTGGCAAGAGGTTAGGAAAGGGTTTATTCCTCCAGAGGTTGTGTTTATGGATAGGGTAAGGTAGGCCTCTCAAGAGAGCATGAAACAGCTTGAGAGAGCAAGGGAAGGCACATGGGAGTTGTCTTTTTATGATCACATtcatatacaggagttcctgttgtggcccagcatgttaagaaaccgactagtattcatgtgggatcaatccctggcctcgctcagtgggttaacgatccaacattgccatgaactattgTGTAatttgcagatttggctcagatctagtgttgctgttgtggtgtTGTAGGTCACCAGCTCTAGccccaatgtgacccctagcctgggaactttcttttttttctttctttttttgtctttttagggccacatctgcagcctatggaagctctcaggctagatttggagctatagctgccaggctatgccacccagtcacagccacagaggaTTTGAGCTGCACtggcaacctacactacagctcacagcaatgccagatctttaacccactgagcgaggccagggatcaaacccacctcctcatggatactagtcgggtttgttaccactgatccacgacaggaactcctatcctgggaactttcatgtgacatggatgaggccctaaaaaagaaaaacaaaattaaagaaaaaagaacacaaacacccatccaactatatgctgtttttaataaaattacattaaCAGTAAAGAAATTAATTAAGACTCAGAGATGAAAAGATATCTCACGTCATCATTAAGAAACAGCTGGTAAATTTCCAAAAAACAGCTGGAACACCGATATTACTCTCAGACAAAGCACTGGGATAAAGAATGGCATTACATATTCATAAAGGGGTCAAGTCTCTAAGGAGACACAGCTATCTTTAGGGTTATGTGCACAGCAATAGAATGGCAAAGTACACCAGGAAAAAATGGATGGAACTGCAAGGAGAAACTGATGAATCCACAAATGTAAGGCAGAACCTTCAACTCGCCTCTATTAATAATTACaagaaccagggagttcccgttgtggcgcagtggttaacaaatccgactaggaaccatgaggtggtgggttcaatccctggcctcgctcagtgggttaaggatccagcgttgccgtgagctgtggtgtaggttgcagacgaggctcagatcccgagttgctgtggctctggtgtaggccggcagctacagctccaattaagactcctagcctgggaacctccatatgccgcaagtgcggccctagaaaaagacaaaaaaaaaaaaaaaaaaaaaccttgcacaCAGAGTCCCCTGGTGACTccgtgggttgagaatctggcattgccgacactgtggctcaggtcatcaCTGTggcgaaggttcaatccctggcctgggaatttctgcatgtcatgggtgtggtcaaaaaaaattttgaacatctgtttcagaatctttttttctttttttctctccctcctgtctttccctgtttttttttctttttttttcttgcttgttttggttttttcctttcttttttgtcctttgtcagTGAACATGCTTCAGAGGAGGGATGTCCTCTCTACCCtggtatttatgatttttttcctccgtGGAGTCTTAAATCAGTGCCATCAGGGTGACCGGCCTCCTCCATTACAAGTGGTTGTGCTATAAAGTATGAGGAACGTAGGCTGAAGTCAGGTTTGAACTAATCCTTTGGCTGTTCCACAGGGGTGCCCAGTGTTGTCCTCTATAACCCGGAAGATCAGGATTCTTGTTGCACcacaggcagcagcagcagcagctgcattAGCAGAGGCACTTCAGTGTCCTAGGGAGCCCTCCGGAATTAGAGGGATGGACTCAAGCCAGCCATCCTAATACAGCCttgctccctctcttctctttgtatttttatataactcCTCTTCATGGCTGACCACCCAATGGACCTACCTCTTGCACAGGATATAATCCCCCCCTTCAATGTGTGTCCCATACAGCCTGTGTCACTGCTTCACTCTCACATCGATGAACCCCAACGAAGACATCCTAGAGTGGATCAGGATGTTCTGAACAGAGTCTACTTGACCTTCTTCCTCTTACAGATTTTTGCTAACCTTCCCATGAAGGAATTAGAATTTCAAATAAACtaaggggagggacaaattagaagTTGGGggttaacatacacacactactacatatgaAACAGATACTCcacaaggaccaactgtataacacagggaactctatttgatattctgtaatgacctatatgggaaaaaaatctgaaaaagaatagatatatgcataactgaatcaccttcttgtacacctgaaacgaacacattacaaatcaactatactccaatataaaatgaatataaaatgaaaaaaattttaaataataaaataaactgagtaatttatgtatttttcctatttaatagCCTTTATTCTTAATTAACTTActtttgtcttaaaatttttattttttactttttaaattgttttccattttgcacatggagttcccgggcctgggatcagatccaagctgcagtcacgacctaagctgcagctgtggaaacgctggatccttaacccactgtaccaggccagcgAGTGAACCTGtgacccagggctcccaagatgccactgttCCTGTTACACCACtgtaggaactcctaaaatttttattttaaactttgatttttgcttttctacAGAGGAAAGCATTCTAAGATTTACTCCTTTAAACactaatgcttttattttttttaaatttttgtttttgctttttaggtccgtacccgttgcatatggaggttcccaggctaggggtcaaattggagctacaagtgctggcctacgccagagccacagcattgcaggatctgacagtgtctgggacctacaccacagctcacggcaatgctggatccttaacccactgagcgaggccagggactgaacccacaatctcatggttcctagtcagattcgtttctgctgcgccatgacaggaacttcaagactaatacttttaaagtttaaaccataaaaaatgaagtttcaAATCCCCGTCCAACTTAAATAACAAGAGACATCATAGTTTCTCCTCATATCTCACTCTAGGGATCATCTCAGGagaatgagttcttttttttttaaggctgcacctgcggcatatggaatttcccagactagggattgagtGGGAGttgtagcctcaggcctatgccacagcaacactggatccaagccccatgtgtgactaatgctgcagcttgcggtaacacagggtccttaacccactgagtgatgccagagattgaacccacatgctcagcGACACTGTTGTTgggttttaacctgctgagccaccacaggcaCTCTAAATaagttaacttcttttttttctggccaccccacaacatatggaattcccaggccagggacagattCAAGACATAGTTGTGGCAGctgtgtggcaatgccagatcctttaacccactgccaggtTGGGAATTCAACCcgagtcctggctctgcagagacacCTCCTATCCCACTGTGCAATAGCAGGAACCCCAGGAATAGGTAACATTTTATAATACACTCAGGATTTGGTCCTAATCCACTAAATGTATCAGGATTTTCAAAAGTTTAAGTTTTGAGTAGTTTTTCATCTATCAATTAAAATAGGAACTCATCTGCCTTACCAACATTATAGCATTTAAGTTTTCAAAGTTCTCTAGGGTCATACACCTACCCAAATGACCTAGAAAAATCCATCTGAAAACTCAAATACATCCATCTCTTACCTTAAGCCTCTCTTGCCTAAAGGAACAAATACTCTGCTTGGTTCCAGAATTTCTTGCCTTCCTCCCACTGTAACTCTCAACCAGTTGACACTTTTAAAGCCCAAGAATGAGAATGTTCATACGCAAAAAAagaacaccatacacacaaaagaCACGAAATGgatttaaagacctaaacataaggccagatactataaaattcttttaaaacgtAGGCAGAAGAACACTCTGACATAGTCACGgcgatatcttttttgatccacctcctagagcaatgaaaataagaagaaaaataaacaaatgggacctaattaaacttaaaagcttctgaacagcaaagaaaatcttttttttaaatttttttggcttttcagggccgcaccggcggcatatggaggttcccaggctaggggtctaatcggagctgtagctgccggcctataccacagccacagcaataccagatccttaacccactgagcaaggccagggatcaaacccacaacctcatagttcctagttggattcgtttcccctgtgccacgacgggaattccaagaaaaactaaaaaaaaaaaaaaaaaaagaaaaaaaaaagacaacctgcagaatgggagaaaatctttgcaaactaagtgaccaacaagggattattcgaacagctcatgcagctttatatcaacatctacccaatggaaaaatggtcaggaggttcctgttttggctcagcggtaaggaacctgattagtatccatgaggaatcgggtttgatccctgggcctgctcattgggttaaggatctggcactgacatgaactgcggtgtagatcccagatctggatctggtgttgctgtggatctggtgttgctgtgactgtggtataggacagcaactacagctcccattcaacccctggcctgggaacttccataggctgtgggtattgccctagaaagacaggaaaaaaaaagtcaggaggagtccctctgtggctcagtgggttaaggatctagcactgtcactacTATAGCTAAGGAcgctgctgtggggtgggttcaagtcgaggaact comes from the Phacochoerus africanus isolate WHEZ1 chromosome 4, ROS_Pafr_v1, whole genome shotgun sequence genome and includes:
- the LOC125125657 gene encoding zinc finger protein 709-like; translated protein: MHRSSLNRHIKCHTEPKPDECWKYGEKPYTCKEDGTAFSYVQVSEKHEGDHSGKEIYTCTEGGRAFMCLRSFQRHKVMHTGNVPHRCKACGKTFTSSDSLQIHERTHTREKSYACVQCGRTYRSHHNFQAHLRTHTERKPFECKKCCKVFICPRSLWKHERIHSEEKPYTCRECGKAFHSLVDFQVHERSHTGEKPYKCEKCSKAFSRPSYLRKHERSHIKEKNYYCKHCGKAFRDYQFLQIHGRTHTGEKPYECKQCGKAFSYFSSLKIHVRTHTGERPYKCTECGKAYRYYNSFQTHQSIHTGEIPYECKQCGKALTSQRGFQMHVRNHTGEKPYECRKCHKTFSCPSYLRKHERIHGVEKPYECKDCGKAFIWYTSYQRHTKIHSGEKPYECTQCSKAFVCSSYLRKHEKTHARRKRYVCKQCGKAFSFYHSLQTHENTHTGEKTYKCKHCGKAFNYNCSLQTHGKTHAGEKPYKCGKASLCRPNCLRRVRVHRGKNHINVKNMRKPVVILIPLEGTERLTG
- the LOC125124646 gene encoding zinc finger protein 669-like; this translates as MDSVVFEDVAVNFTLEEWALLDLSQKKLYRDVMRETLRNLALVGRKWEGHAIEDEYKNPGRKPRNLVVRRLCENREGSPPGEKLEPYSKSQFE